In Gimesia panareensis, the genomic window TATGGCGATTAGTAAGAGGATCAGTTTTCCGGTTGAGAGTCTGTTGCGGACTGATGATCATTCCCGTGATTTGAGTTCCTCTGGTCAGTCGACTGATCTCTTTTCTTTCGTTCCTTACGCTCGGCTTCTTTAGCCATTTGTAGCAAATGAGCCATCCCACAGACAAAACCCAGCAGTGCACCAACGGCAGTCAGCCAGGGCGATGTGTTCCATTTCTCGTCCAGCCAGTGACCTAGAAACGCAGGCAAAGCCATTTCCAGACTTACTGTAATCAATCGGCTGACCCATTGATGGGCTTCTACAAGAGTAGAATGAGTCCGCCGATCCGGTTGAGGCATGGGGGGGGCTTGCTTTCGATGATGTATCAAAAACAGTAGATCATGTCAGAGTCAGCATTCACTTTATGGCGAGTTCAAACTGACTAGTCCAGAATGTAAAGACATGTCCTCCGGGAGTCAAAGTATCTGCAACCTGATTTATGCGAATACTGGTTTTCTCAAAAATGGAATTCTGGATCCAGGGGGTCTATTAGTCATAAGAATAGAGAGCTGATTCATCAAACAGAATCGAATTGAAGATGTTCACCTCACTTAATGATTACTTAAACGATGTGAAGAAATTCTCATGAGGGTTTGAGTGTTTTGACTGCAGGGATGCGAATGACCACTTAAGCAGCCACCAGTACCGAGTTGAACTGCTGACATGAATTTTTGATGAGGCTAAATTTGTAACTTGTTGGAATAATAAGAGATAGCATTTGTCTGGATAAGATTTTATATAATTGGAAACGCTGCGATAGTTGCTTTTTATCAACACCCGTGTTAAAAGTGATCTCACGCTTCAAGCATGATTCATGTGTCTTATCGCGTTTCAGTCCATTTTCAAACTTGATTCACAAGCTGGTAAATCTGGTTTTACCTCAATGAACAAGACCATTTGAGACTGTCTGAACGTGCAGACAAGAAGTGTAAGGAACTGCTGGAGATCAACTTCGATTCTGAACCAGTTCCTGAAATTGAGAATTACTACTAGTGGCTTTCTGTTCTGGGGAGAGTAGCGTCCTGGTCGAAATTTTGATTTGACGTTTACAAGGTGTTCATAACGTTCGGGCCGTTAGAATCAATGGATTATTAACTTCTGCGGCTGTAAGAATGTGTTGGAACGGGGCAGAGTGCTTTATATTGATCCTGAGTGTCATGGAAGACTAAGAGCATAATCAGGACGCCGACCAGCGTCTTGGTTGATATTTGGGAGTCATTCCTAATGTCCCCAACGATTCTAAAGTCCCTCGAGAGTCAAACTCGTCGCGATTTAGCAGCAACTGCCAAATCACATGGAATTGCCGGCTGGCACGGTATGCGAAAGCAGGAACTGGTCAAAGCCATTGCCAAAATCAAGATGGCCAAATCCAAGCCCAAACGCAAAACCAATTCTAACGGCAAAAAACCAAC contains:
- a CDS encoding AtpZ/AtpI family protein, translated to MPQPDRRTHSTLVEAHQWVSRLITVSLEMALPAFLGHWLDEKWNTSPWLTAVGALLGFVCGMAHLLQMAKEAERKERKKRDQSTDQRNSNHGNDHQSATDSQPEN